A stretch of the Pseudomonas helvetica genome encodes the following:
- a CDS encoding HlyD family efflux transporter periplasmic adaptor subunit — MATIENNPTPESAQDAGNPGKRKFMLLVLTVLVIVGCLGVWGWHELYGRWSESTDDAYVNGNVVEITPLVTGTVVSIGADDGDLVHEGQVLVNFDPNDAQVGLQSAQANLARTVRQVRGLYSNVDGMKAQVNAQKAEVQKAQDNFNRRKNLAAGGAISQEELSHARDDLTSAQNALANAQQQLATTSALVDDTVVSSHPDVQAAAAQVRQAYLTNARSTLIAPVTGYVAKRTVQLGQRVQPGTALMAVIPLDQLWIDANFKETQLRDMRIGQPVDIEADLYGSEVKYNGTIDSLGAGTGSAFALLPAQNATGNWIKIVQRVPVRIHINAEQLAQHPLRVGLSTMVNVNLRDQSGPVLAQQSPQKASFSTNVYDRQLAEADAMISRLIHDNSSLAAKTAQR, encoded by the coding sequence ATGGCCACTATCGAAAACAACCCAACGCCTGAAAGCGCCCAAGACGCGGGCAATCCAGGCAAACGCAAATTCATGCTGCTGGTGCTGACGGTCCTGGTGATTGTTGGCTGCCTGGGTGTCTGGGGCTGGCACGAACTCTACGGACGCTGGAGCGAAAGCACCGACGACGCCTACGTCAACGGCAACGTGGTGGAAATCACGCCGTTGGTCACCGGTACGGTTGTCAGCATCGGTGCGGACGATGGCGATCTGGTCCACGAAGGTCAGGTGCTGGTCAACTTCGACCCGAACGACGCGCAAGTCGGCCTGCAAAGTGCACAAGCCAATCTGGCCCGCACCGTGCGCCAGGTACGCGGCCTGTACAGCAATGTTGATGGTATGAAAGCCCAGGTCAACGCCCAGAAAGCCGAAGTGCAGAAGGCTCAGGACAACTTCAATCGCCGGAAGAATCTGGCGGCGGGCGGGGCGATCTCCCAGGAAGAACTGTCCCACGCACGGGACGACCTGACCTCGGCGCAAAACGCCCTGGCCAATGCCCAGCAGCAACTTGCCACCACCAGCGCGCTGGTCGACGACACCGTGGTTTCGTCCCACCCGGACGTCCAGGCCGCCGCTGCGCAAGTGCGCCAGGCTTACCTGACCAACGCCCGCAGCACGCTGATCGCGCCGGTCACCGGTTATGTGGCCAAGCGCACCGTCCAGCTGGGCCAACGGGTCCAGCCGGGGACTGCGCTGATGGCGGTGATCCCGCTGGATCAACTGTGGATCGACGCCAACTTCAAGGAAACCCAGCTGCGTGACATGCGCATCGGTCAGCCGGTAGACATCGAAGCCGACCTCTATGGCAGCGAAGTGAAATACAACGGCACCATCGACAGCCTGGGCGCCGGGACCGGCAGCGCGTTTGCCTTGCTGCCGGCGCAAAACGCGACCGGTAACTGGATCAAGATCGTTCAGCGGGTGCCGGTGCGGATTCACATCAACGCCGAGCAACTGGCCCAGCACCCGTTGCGGGTCGGTCTGTCGACAATGGTCAACGTTAACCTGCGCGACCAGAGCGGTCCGGTGCTGGCGCAGCAATCGCCACAAAAAGCTTCGTTCAGCACCAACGTCTACGACCGTCAGTTGGCCGAGGCCGACGCAATGATTAGCCGCTTGATCCACGACAACAGCTCACTGGCGGCCAAAACCGCTCAACGCTGA
- a CDS encoding DHA2 family efflux MFS transporter permease subunit yields the protein MSTNASFKPPSLVLSTIGLSLATFMQVLDTTIANVALPTISGNLGVSSEQGTWVITSFAVSNAIALPLTGWLSRRFGEVKLFLWATILFVLASFLCGISTSMPELVGFRVVQGLVAGPLYPMTQTLLIAVYPPAKRGMALALLAMVTVVAPIAGPILGGWITDSYSWPWIFFINVPIGVFAVMVVKQQLKERPVVISRQPMDYIGLLTLIIGVGALQIILDKGNDLDWFESNFIIIGAAISVIALAVFVIWEMTDKHPVVNLRLFAYRNFRIGTIVLVFGYAGFFGINLILPQWLQTQMGYTATWAGLAVAPIGILPVLMSPFVGKYAHRFDLRLLAGLAFLAIGLSCFMRAGFTNEVDFQHVALVQLFMGIGVALFFMPTLSILMSDLPPHQIADGAGLATFLRTLGGSFAASLTTWIWIRRADQHHAYLSESLSTFDPATRDTLNTLGGAGNPAYAQLDHLLTSQAYMLSTVDYFTLLGWGFMGLILLVWLAKPPFAAKAGPEASGH from the coding sequence ATGAGTACTAACGCGTCTTTCAAACCGCCCAGCCTGGTGCTCAGCACCATTGGCCTGTCGCTGGCGACCTTCATGCAGGTGCTCGACACCACCATCGCCAACGTGGCCTTGCCGACTATTTCCGGCAACCTGGGCGTGAGTTCGGAGCAGGGCACCTGGGTCATCACCTCGTTCGCCGTGAGCAACGCCATCGCGCTGCCGCTGACCGGTTGGTTGAGTCGGCGTTTTGGCGAAGTGAAGCTGTTTCTGTGGGCGACCATTCTCTTCGTGCTGGCGTCGTTCCTCTGCGGTATCTCGACCTCGATGCCCGAACTGGTCGGCTTCCGCGTGGTGCAAGGGTTGGTGGCGGGGCCGTTGTATCCGATGACCCAGACGCTGCTGATTGCGGTTTATCCGCCGGCGAAACGGGGGATGGCCCTGGCGTTATTGGCGATGGTCACGGTGGTCGCACCGATTGCCGGTCCCATACTCGGTGGCTGGATTACCGACAGTTATAGTTGGCCGTGGATTTTCTTCATCAACGTGCCGATTGGCGTGTTCGCGGTGATGGTGGTCAAGCAGCAGCTCAAGGAGCGTCCGGTGGTCATCAGTCGTCAGCCGATGGATTACATCGGTCTGTTGACCCTGATCATTGGTGTCGGCGCGTTGCAGATCATCCTCGACAAAGGCAATGACCTGGACTGGTTCGAGTCGAACTTCATCATTATCGGTGCGGCTATTTCGGTGATTGCGCTGGCGGTGTTCGTGATCTGGGAGATGACCGACAAGCACCCGGTGGTGAATCTGCGGCTGTTTGCCTATCGCAACTTCCGCATCGGCACCATCGTGTTGGTCTTCGGTTACGCCGGGTTCTTTGGTATCAACCTGATTCTGCCGCAGTGGCTGCAAACCCAGATGGGCTACACCGCGACCTGGGCCGGATTGGCAGTGGCGCCGATCGGTATTCTGCCGGTGCTGATGTCGCCCTTTGTCGGCAAGTACGCGCACCGGTTCGACCTGCGGCTGCTGGCCGGGCTGGCGTTCCTGGCAATTGGCCTGAGCTGCTTCATGCGCGCCGGCTTCACCAATGAGGTGGACTTCCAGCACGTGGCACTGGTGCAGTTGTTCATGGGGATTGGCGTAGCGCTGTTCTTCATGCCGACCCTGAGCATTCTGATGTCGGACCTGCCACCGCATCAGATCGCCGACGGCGCGGGGCTGGCAACATTCCTGCGGACCCTGGGCGGCAGTTTTGCGGCATCGCTGACCACCTGGATCTGGATCCGTCGCGCTGATCAGCATCACGCTTACCTGAGTGAAAGCCTCAGCACGTTTGATCCGGCAACCCGGGACACGCTGAATACGCTGGGCGGGGCGGGCAATCCGGCGTATGCGCAGCTTGACCACCTGCTGACCAGCCAGGCGTACATGCTCTCCACCGTGGATTACTTCACGCTGCTGGGCTGGGGCTTTATGGGATTGATTCTGCTGGTGTGGCTGGCCAAGCCGCCGTTTGCGGCGAAGGCGGGGCCGGAGGCGAGCGGACATTGA